The sequence TCGAGGAAGAGCAGCCGGGGCCGGCCGACGATGCCCAGCGCGACGTCGAGCCGGCGGCGCTGCCCACCCGACAGGGTGCGGCCGCGGGCGCCGGCCTTGTCGGTGAGGCCGACCAGCTCGAGCACCTCGTCGGGGTCCCGGGGGTCGGCAAAGTAGGACGCCTGCGCGGTCAGCAGCTCGCGCACCGAGAGCTGGCTGTCCCCGGCCCCGGACTGCAGCACGATGCCGAGGTCTGCCTTCCAGCGGCGCCCGCCCTTGGCGGGGTCCACCCCGAGCACGCGCACCTCACCGCCGTCGCGCCCGCGGTAGCCCTCGCAGATCTCCACCGTCGTCGTCTTGCCGGCGCCGTTGGGGCCGAGCAGCGCGAAGATCTCCCCGCGACGGATGTCGAGGTCCAGACCGTCGACGGCGGCCCGCTCCCCGTACCGCTTGACCAGGCCACGGATGGAGATGGCGGCCTCGGGGTCCAGCGGCGAGGCCGGCTGGTGCGGGGGCGCCGCCGTCACCGTCGTTCGGTTCACGGGAGACCAGTCTCCCCTACGATCCTGCGGTGATGCGGTCGAGGGCCAGCGGGAGCGGCTCGTCGGCGGTGTCGACGCCGATCGCCTCCTCCAGCGCCTCCAGCGCCCGCGGGATCCGGTCGGCGTCGTGGGTCTGCAGCTCCAGCAGCGGCTGGCCCGCGGTCACCCGCTCCCCCACCCCGGCGGTCCAGACGACGCCGGCCGCGGCCTGCACCGGGTCCTCCTTGCGGGCCCGGCCGGCGCCCAGCCGCCAGGCGGCGACGCCCAGCGCGTAGGCGTCCAGGCGAGTCAGCGTGCCGGTGGCGGGCGCGGTCACCACGTGGGTCTCGGCCGGGCGCGGCAGCGGGGCGTCGGGGTCGCCGCCCTGAGCGGTGATCATCCGCCGCCAGACGTCCATGGCGCGGCCGTCGCGCAGCGCCTCGGCGGGGTCGACGTCGGCCCGCCCGGCGCCGGCGAGCATCTCGCGGGCCAGGGCGAGGGTCAGCTCCACGACATCGGCCGGGCCGCCGCCGGCGAGCACGTCGACCGACTCGGCGACCTCGACGGCGTTGCC is a genomic window of Blastococcus sp. HT6-30 containing:
- a CDS encoding ABC transporter ATP-binding protein, giving the protein MNRTTVTAAPPHQPASPLDPEAAISIRGLVKRYGERAAVDGLDLDIRRGEIFALLGPNGAGKTTTVEICEGYRGRDGGEVRVLGVDPAKGGRRWKADLGIVLQSGAGDSQLSVRELLTAQASYFADPRDPDEVLELVGLTDKAGARGRTLSGGQRRRLDVALGIVGRPRLLFLDEPTTGFDPEARRQFWALIRSLRELGTTMLLTTHYLDEAEELADRVGVIAHGQLAEVAVPTALGGRGSAPAVVSWTEDGARRTAETATPTAFVAALAARFPGEVPDLAVNRPTLEDVYLKMIGDRS